The Acidobacteriota bacterium genomic interval ACCACCACGTCAAACCAATCCGGATGGCGCACGAAGTGCGCCGTCAAAATATCTATGTGATACTGATCCGCCTTCACGTCGGGATACTGTGCCGCCATCGCCCGGAACCGCTCGTCCCAGAACGGCATGGTGTGCACGATACCGTTGGACTTGGTCGCCGAGGTGACATGCTTGCGGCGCGTGCGCGCCAGCTCGAAGGCGTAGCGCAGAACCCGGTCGCAGCCCCGGCGCGTAAATACCGATTCCTGCACGGCCAATTCTTCCTCGGTGCCGGGATAGACCCGGCCTCCAATTTCCGAGTACTCCCCTTCGTTGTTTTCGCGCACTACGCAAAAATTGATCGTCGCCGGCGTTGCTCCCCGCAGCGGACTCTCGGTCCCCGCCAGCAGCCGCACCGGCCGCAGATTCACGTATTGCCGGAAGCGGCGGCGGATGGGAATCAGCAGTTGCCAGAGCGAGATGTGATCGGGCACGTCCGGATGCCCCACCGCCCCCAGATAAATCGCGTCGCAATCGAGCAGCGTTTCCAGTCCGCCTTCCGGCAGCAGCCGCCCGGTGCGGACATATCGCTCGCATCCCCAGTCAAACGTCCGCCACTGGAGGCCGAAAGCAAACCTCCGCGCCGCCGCCTCCAGCACACCCATGCCCGCCGGCACCACCTCCTGCCCGATGCCGTCGCCCGGAATTACTGCAATCGTGAACTGTTTCATAGCTAAGTCTTGCCCCGTGCCAGGGCGCGGATCAGCGGCGACACATCGGCTAGCTTCTCCAGCGCCGCCACCGTCGCAATCACATACTCGGCTTGGCGCGCAGGCCAGCGCGCGTATTCGGCGTTACCCCGGAACTTCTCGGCAACCTCGTCGTAGCTCATCGGATTCTGCGGGCTGCCCTTCTGCGGTTGTGTCACTGCTGAAATGGTGCGGCCACTCTTCAGATGTAGCGTCACCACGCTCGGCTCCAGCAACACTGCCTGGATGTCGGCTCCCTCCGCCGCGCGCCGGTCATACCGCGGATCCCGATAGAAACGCACGCGCTCGATCATGGCCTGCATTTCCGGCCGCTGCACCGAGGCGTCCGTGAACTGCACGAGGCCCGCCTTGCCGTCCATTAGAATCACCGCCACCGCAAACTCCATGCTGAACTTCGCTTCCAGGCCATTCTGCGGATGGTGCCGCATCAGCGTAGTGATGTTCCTCTGGTTACCACCCACCTCCGCCTGCGCCACCTCGTCCGCCGTAATGTGGTTCTCGCGCACCAGCCGCAACACCAAATCCATCACCGGCTGCTGAATCGTTCCGCACGGGAATCGCTTGATCATGTCGCCCGGCGTCAGGAACATCCAGGGGTTGCCCAGCCGTCCCGCGATCAAATGCGGCGTGTAGGTCCCGCCGTAAGCCTGAAAGAAACCCAAGGGCGCTTCCAGAATATCGGCCGCGGCCGTAAATCCGCTCGCCGCCAAATCGGCCGCTGCCACGCCGCCTTCCGCGGCATGGCCCGCGTTGAACGGCTTGGTCATGGTGCCGTAGTTGCGCCGCAAACCGCTCGCTTCCGATCCCGCAATCCCGAGCGCCATCGCCGTCTCGGTAGGCGTCAGCCCCAGCAGCTTGGCGCTCGCCGCAGCGCTCCCGAACACGCCGCACGTCCCGGTGGTATGAAATCCGCTGGCCTTGTGCCGCGGCGAAATCGCATCTCCGATCTTGTTCTCGACCTCGACGCCCACGTGAAACGCCGTCATCAGGTCCTTGCCGCTGCGCCGCCCCATCTCGCAATAGGCCACCACCGCCGGCAGCAGCGGCGCCGAGGAATGCAGCGATGAGCCGGTATCGTCGAAGTCATCCGCATGAATGGAAATGCCGTTCGCCAACGCCGCAAACCGGGCCGGTGACTTGTACTCGGTGCCCCAAATGCTGACCTGGCCCTGCAACCATCCCTGCCGGCCCAGATAGAGCCGCACATGCCGCCCCGGTTCCGATACCGATCCCGCCAGTCCCACCCCGAACGCATCCAGCAGCGTCTTCTTCCCACGCGCAATCACTTCCGCGGGAATATCTTCGTACTTCGTCCCCACGATGAACTCGGATACGTAGCGCGTGAGTCCCGGCGAATGCGGAAGCGCCTCCGGTTCGCACGCTGCTGCCGGCTTCACGGTCTGGGCCCAAAGCCCCGGCCCGGCGCTCGCGGCCACCGCCGATGATCCCAGGACAACGCTCGTCAGAAACTTGCGCCGTTCCATCGTTCCCTCAATTCGGCAGAATCTGCAGCCGTGCAATCTTGCCGCGATGCACCTCCGGAATCCAGATGGTCGGTGGCGTGGTCGAGCTATCGACCGTGATCCAGCGGATTTCGGCATTGCGCGTCGGCAGCAAATAGCTGGTCCATTGCCCGGTTTTGGGGTTCAGGCGATAGACGAAATCCGTGCTCATGCCGCCCGTCCAGACATCGCCCAAGCGGTTGCGCATCGCCGGATACGGCCCGCTCCAGGGAATTGGCGGCGTCCATTCCCGGAACTGATGCGTGCGAGTATCGAACATGCCCAGCTTGCTCGAATAGTTTTCGCCAAACCAAAGCTTGCCCGTCGCATCCATCGACATGCGCCGCGGACCCGATTCCAGCGTCGGCGTCTTGTACAGCGTCGCCTTCCCCGTCACCGCGTTGATCTCGCCAATATTGCCTCCCGCGATATCGGCGAAATAGACGTTGCCCGCGGCATCGCACGCCGTGCCGTAGCTCCGGTGGCCCGTCGGCTTGGTGCTATGCCCATAGACATCCACGGTATGGGCCGGATGATAGCTGGGGAAAAGCGGAAACACATCAATCTTGCCCGTCGCCGGGTTGAGCTGGTACATCACGCGGTTCTCCGTATCCGGAAACCAGACTACGCCATTCGGCCCGCACGGGGAGACATGCGAAGTATCCGAGCGCGCGTTGTTATAGTCGGCCGGCACCGGCCAGGTGGTGAACTTTTTTGTGCGCGGATCAAAGCGCGTCATGCCCGCCTTGCGAAACCGTGGGATCCACAGGTCGCCCTCCGGACCAAACTTCAGCGACAACAGCCCTTCCGGCCACCCCGGCTTCAGCGCCGGAAGCTTCCATTCTTTATACTGGCCGGTGCGGGGATCCAGTCGCCCGACCAAATCACGCTGAAAATCGTTGTACCAGATGTCGCCCCGGTACGGTCCCGGGCGATAGTCCACAATGGCGTCGTGCGGCAGCGCCCCCGGATCGAGCGTGTATTCCGTGATCAGCACGTCCGTCGCGGCGCCCGCCGGACGCGGATTGGTCGTGAGCTTGGCCGTCTGATAGTCCCACTTGGCATCCGGACCGCGGTTGATGCTCGCCAGGTAGGCTGCCAGCACCGGATCCGGCTTGATCGCCTCGCTGAACGGCAGTTTCACCGGACTCGACCGCACGCTCTCGCCGCCCCAGTTCCGCATCCGGATCAGGACCGCCATCCAGCTTTGGGCGCTATAGCTGCTCTCGACGATGGGCGTGATCGAGTGGCACGCCACGCAGTGATACAGCGCCTGCTTTTGCGCGGGCGTGCCGGGCACGCTCTGCAACCATTCCGAGCCCGTCAGTTGGCCGGCCTCATCGCGGGCTGGAACCAGCTCCAGGTCCACGTGAGCCGTCTTGCCCGCCGCTACCGCCGCCGGCCGCGCTTGGACAAGATCGAAGCCTTCAGCACGAATGGTCAGTTGGTAACTTGCTCGCGCCAGCGTTCCGGCAGGAAAGCGATAGCTTCCATCCGCCCGGCTATCAACGCTGACCGCAATGTTGCTGTCCGGCCGGCTGGCGGTGACCACCACCCCTTCCATCGGCTTGTGGTGCGCGTTCCGCACCGCACCCCGCAGAGCCGGTGCCTGCGCAAAGACGAGCGCCGACGTCGCGAAAAAGAGGACTGCCCAACCGGACCAGCGCCGGACGTTAGTGAACACCGAATCCGGGAACATCCGGTAGCACCTCCGTGCCTTCGATCCGCACCGCCTGCAACTGGTTCGGATCCGCCCCCAGCAGCTTCACAATCGTCGGTGCAAGCTGCATCGTATGCACCGGTGCGCGCACGTGCCGCGGCCTCCAGGCCACGTTGCTGATCATGATCGGCACGTGCGTGTCTTCGTAGCTGAAACCGCCATGTTCGGCGATGGTCGGATTGCTCGGTTTCGTGTAGATCACCCCCAGCGAAGGCTCGACGATGATGTCGGGCGTGCGCGGATCCGTCGCCGGATTACGGTACAGCAGGTTCAACGCCGTACCCGAGAAGATCCGCCGGATGTGCGCCTGCTTCTGGATGGCTTCGAGTGCCGTCACCGCTGCCGCCGTCTTGCTGTGGTCCTTCAGCCAGAACATGTAAATATCGTCGCCCGTGCTGTCCGCCACCAGACCTTGCTGCACGCCATTGACCGCGTTCACCATCACGCTCGGGTCCACCTTCACCAATTTGTTGATGTCAATCGGCATCTGCCCGTGCTTGGCGGTCACGATCACCGTGGTCGAATCGTACAGGCCGTTCTTCCGGAGCTCGGCCAGCACCCGGCCGATCTCCATGTCCGTATGGTCGAAGGCCGATAGCAGCGCCGGGCTCTTGGTGCCGGTGCCGTTCGTCCAGCCATAGCCGGCTTTCAGCTTCTCGCCCACGCTAATGGCCTGATAAGTGAGCCCCATGATGTTGGGCACCGGCTCTTTGTGCGCGCCGGTATGATCCCGGCCGTCAATTTCGTGCAGCAGCGCCTCGGTGCGCAGGTCATCGAAATGGAAGATGCCGGGAAGGCTGTGGGCCGCATGGGCGTGATGCAGTTCGATCTTCAGGAAGTCGTCAATCGCGTGTCCAGTCGGCCCCTGATCCATCTCGTCGCCAATCTGCTTGTCAATCCACGCGGTGTACAGCCCCTTCGCCTTGAGCACGTCAAAGATCGTGTTCACCCGCAGCAGGTCGTGTGGATACACCGGCGTACAGCCCTTGTCCGGGTTCAGCGTCAACTTGGCGGGATCGATGCCGCCACCGCCATTGAGCGCGTTGGGATCGTAGTCGATCGATTCATCGAGCGCGATTTCGGTTCCCCGTGTGGCACAGTGCGAGCCCGGCGGCGAAAGCTTGCGGCTGTAGCTGATCTCGTACCACACGCCCGTCGAATAGGGCGTGCCGCCGGTGATGATGGCCATCTCCGCCGGAAACGAATCCGACGGCCAGGGCGTCGAGGCGTCGTTATAGAAGATCGCGTGCCGGTAAAGCGCCGCCAGATTAGAATGCGGATGGCTGTTAACGTAGTTCTGCAGATCGATCGCGTGACTGCCGTCCATCGTCAGCACCAGCACATGTTTCGTCTGCCCCGGCGCTGTTTCCTGGGCGCGGGCACTCATCCCCACGCTGCTCACCAGAACGGCCGCAGCGGCAACAAGCAAAAAACGGGTTCGCATCAGCGGTTCACTCCTCTCCCGCAGTTTCGCCCCGGCGTGCGCCCCGAATCTGAAGCGGGCATTAAAATTTATTCACCTGAGCGGCCCGCAAACGCTCCCGGCTGGATGTACCGATTCAGCTCGCCAGCAGGTGCGTCAGCGCGCTCGCCGCAGGCAGCGTCTCCAGTTTGGCCACCAGGCCGACCACCTGCCGGGCGCGGCTGCGCTCCCAGCCCGCAAATTCGCAGCAGCCGTAAAACTTTTCCGCCACCTCGTCGTAGCTCATCGGATTGGCGGGGCTGCCTTTGGCAAAATCCACGCGCCCGCTCAGGGTCCGGCCGTCCTTCAGGTGAATCGCCAAAAAGCTGGTCATCTTGTCGAAACCGGCGGCGTTGGCGCGCGCATCGGCATACACATGCACGCGCTTCACCATCGCCTGTACCGCCGGCTGCTGCACCGCCGCCGTGGTGTACTGCGCCAGACCGGCCTGCCCGTGGTTGACCAGCAGCACCGCCAGGCAATACTGCATGCTGAACTTCGCCTCCAGGCCGGTGTGCGGATCGCTATACAGCAGCGTCTTGACGTTGTGCGAGTTGACGCCGATATCCACCTTCTCGATTTCGTCCGGTTGCAAATGATTTTTCCGGATCAGCTCCTGCATCAGCCCCATCGCCGGATGCGTCAGCGAGCCGGAAGGAAACGGCTTGATCGAAACTCCCGGCTTCGCAAACGTCCAAGGATGTCCCAACTTATGCAGCAGCAAGTCGGGCCGGTACTCATAGCTGCCGCCGGCCGCGTGAAAGAACCCCAGCGGCGCCTCCAGAATCTCCTCCGAAGCCGTCCATCCCAGCTTCGCCAACTGCGCCGCAAACAACCCGTTGGCCGCCGCCCGCCCGGCATGAAACGGCTTGGTCATGGTTCCGAAGTTTTCGCGCACCCCCGCCGCTTCGCTGCCCGCAATGCCCAGCGTACGCAGGGTTTCCGTGAGGTTGAGGCCCAGCAGCCGGGCGCTCGCCGCGGCGCTGCCAAAAGTGCCGATGGTGCCGGTGGTATGAAAGCCTTGAATATAATGATTCGGCGAAATCGCTTCCGCGATCTTCGTTTCTACTTCCACGCCCAGGTGATACGCCAGCAGGAAATCCCGCCCCGAGTGCCGTCCCGGCTGCGTCAGCACCACCGTCGGCGGCAGCACCGGCGAAGTCGGATGACACAGCAGCCCGTAAACTCGGCTGGGCTCACCCGCAAGCTGCGTATCGTCGAAATCCTCGGCATGCATCGCCACCCCGTTGGCGAACGCGGCCGATCGCGCCGAGGTCTTCAGCGACGTGCCCAGCACGCTATAGCTGCCCGCGCAGTTTCCCTCGCCGCGCAGATACTCCAGCACCAGCGGTCCCGACGGCGCCTTGGCGCCCGCCACCGCCAGCCCCAGCCCGTCCAAAATCGACTTCTTGCCCAGCGCGATCACCTCGGCCGGGATCTCCTCGTACCGTGTGTTCAAAATGAATTCGCCCACATAGCGGGTAAGGCCCGGCGTCGCCGGCCACGCCACCGCCGCGTCCGGCTGCGCGCTCCCGGCCGGCTGCGCCGCCAGCCGGCCGGCGCCGCCCAATCCCAGCGCCGCGCAGGCGGCCAGCGATGCTTGCGTAAATTCCCGGCGGTTCATAACGGCTTTCCCTCCAACCCATGCGTTTGCGCAACCGAAGCTCCGCCGGCTTCCTTACCTGTTTGCACAAAGGAGATCCCGCGCGCTTCCGGCCCCACGGCGATCACGATGGCCGCCGCCACCAGCACGATCACCGCGACCACTCCCATGGCCGTCGAATACGGCAGGTGCTGCCCCAGCGTCGCCTCCAGATAGATCACCGTCGAGGCGATCAAAACGCCCAATTGATAGGCAAACCCCGGGAAAAAGCCCCGCAGCGCCGCCGGCGACAACTCGTTCAGGTGTGCCGGAATCACGCCCCACGCCCCCTGCACCATAAATTGCATCAGGCAGGCGCCCACGATGATCCAGCCCAGACTCGAACCCGTCACCCACAGCGGTATGGTCAGCACCGCCAGCAGCAGCGCCACGATCATCGACCGCTTGCGCCCAAACCGCTCCGACCACAGCCCGAACACCAGGCCGCCCGCCAGCGCCGCCAGCATCGAGAAAATCGTGATCCAGGAGGTGGTGTGTACATTAAAGTGCCGCTGCACGCGCAAAAAAGTGGGGTACAGATCCTGCGTGCCGTGCGAGACGAAGTTCATCATCGCCATCAGCACCACCAGATAGAGAAACAGCTTCTTATGCCCGAAGATGGCACGCTTGTAGCTCTTCCAATCCGTCTTCGCCTGATGCCACGCCTCCGTCTCCTTCACCTTGGCGATGATGAACAGCGACAGCAGCCCCGGCAACCCGCCCACAAAAAACATCGCCCGCCAGCCGTACACGGGATAAATCACCGCATAGGCGATCGCCGCGATGATGTAGCCCACCGCGTAGCCTTCCTGCAGCAGTCCTGAGAGCAGGCCGCGCCAGCGCGTCGGCACCGATTCCAGCGCCAGCGACGCGCCTACGCCCCACTCCCCGCCCATGCCCACGCCGTACAGGAACCGCAAGGCAAGAAATATGCCATAGGTCGGCGCCAGTCCCGACAGAACCTCGACCACCGAATAGAAAATAATGTTATAGATCAGCAGCTTGCGCCGGCCCAGCCGGTCCGCAAGCAGGCCAAAAATGAACGCGCCTACCGGCCGCGTCATCAGGCTGGCGCTGATGGCAAAGGCAATGTCGGGAATCGAGCGCCCAAAGCCATGCGCCACCGGCCCCAGCACCATCACCAGGATGAAGAAGTCGAACGCGTCCAGCGTCCAGCCTAAAAATCCAGCCATCACCGCGTTGCGCTGATTGGTTCGCTCCTCGGCCGCAGTGAAGGTAGTCATGATAGTCCGGCCCGCGTCACTCTAGCATCGCGGTGACCGCAGCAGTAAAGATGAAACAGACATTAACATCTATTTAGGAGCTTCCGCCACAGGCAATTGCACCCGCAGGACGGTTCCCTCCGCTGATGACTCTGCGCGGATGGTCCCGCCAGCCGCTTCGACCACTGCCCGCGCAATCGCCAGCCCCAGCCCGAAGCCTTGGCTTTCCGGCCCGCGGTGAAACCGCGCAAACAGGAAAGGCATCTGCTCCGCCGGAATGCCTGCGCCATGATCGCGCACCGTCACCACCGGCCCGCGCCCATTCGTCACTGTACAAGCCAGCTCCACCGCCGCGCCGCGCGGGCTGTGCAGAATCGCATTTTCGAGCAGATTCACCCACGCCTGTTCCAGATCTTCCGCCTCGGCGCCCACCGCCGCCGCGCTGTCCAGGCCGCGGCTCCGCAACTCGATCTCGTGCGCCTGCGCCAGCGGCCGCGCCCGTTCCAGCGCACCTTGCAGCGTGGCTCCCACCTCCGCGCTCGCCGCCGCGCACCGCGCTGCCGGTTGGCCGTCCTGCTCCGCGTCCAGCCGTGCCAGCCGCAGCATCCGCTGTAATAGCAGCTCCAGCCGCTCCGTGTCCTGCAGCGTCGCCTCCGCCGCCGCGCGGTATTCGGATTCCGCGCGCGGCCGCTGCAGCAGCGTTTGCTGGGTCGATTTCACGATCGCCACCGGCGTCTTCAGATGGTGCGCCGTGTCGGCCAGAAACGTAAGCTGCTGCCGGTGCGCCGCTTGCAGCCGCTCCAGCATGCGTTCCAGCGCGGCAATCAGCGGCTGCACCTCCGCCACCACCGCCCGCGCCGGCGGCGTGAAGCTCCAATGCTGGGGTGAAATCGCCGCCGCCTGCTGCGCCAGCTCGTCCAGCGGCTCCAGCTCCCGCCGGATCCGCCAGGCCGCGTACCAGCAGGTGAGCGCCAGCAGCACCAGGCTCACCGCCGCAATCGCCACCCCTGCCGCCACCGTCTGCTGCTCCAACGCCGAAGTGGGTGCGGCGTAATACACTGTCAGCCGCGGCAACGGCAAGGACATGTGCTCTTCGGTGTCGAGCACCGGCAGGTGCGACAGCACCAGGCCCCGGTACGGCACACCGCGATAGGAAAAATTCCAGTAATGCGCCGCCGCCCCCGGCGCCGGCAGTGCGATGGCGCTGGGAATGCTTCCCGCCACCGGCGTCGCTCCGCTGCGGATCAGGTACAGCGGCGGCTCCTGCGGCCGCACCGGCGGCGGCACCCGCGTCGTGTCGAAGCGCAGCCCCGGCCCCGTCTCCGGATACCGTACCAGTGCCGCTATCGCCGCCGCCCGGCCATTGAGTGCCGCGTCGAAAGCCAGCCGCAATTGCCGGTGCGTGAATGCCGTCCCCGCCCATACCAGCCCCGCCGCCAGCAACAGTTGCGCCACGATCACCGCTGCCAGCAGCCGCCCGCGTAGCGATACCAGCTTCACCTTAACCCTCCGGCGCCGCCGGCGCCACGGCTGTTTCCTCCCGCAGCACGTACCCTTGCCCCCGCAGCGTATGGATCAGCTTGCGCGCAAACGGATCGTCCAGCTTGCGCCGCAGCCCGGAAATATACACTTCAATCACGTTGCTGAATTTTTCCCAGTTGAAATCGTACAAATGTTCCAGCAGCTCGGCTTTCGAGACCACCGTCCCCGGCCGGTGCGCCAGATACTCCAGCACCCGGTACTCCATGGGCGTGAGGTTGATCGCCCGCTGCTGCCGGCGCACGCTCCGTTCCGCCGTATGCACTTCCAGATCCTCCAGCCGCAGCACCGGGTTGCGCTGCCCCTGCCCCCGCCGGATCAGCGCCTTCGCCCGCGCCAGAAACTCGCCCATGTCGAACGGCTTGGTCAGGTAATCGTCCGCCCCCGCGTTCAGCAGCGCCACCACCGATTCCTTCTCGTCGCGCGCCGTCAACACCAGCACCGGTGCCCGGCCGCCACCGGCACGGTAGCGCCGTACTAGAGTCTCCCCGTCCAGCCGCGGCAGCATCAGATCCACCACCATCAGATCGTAGACCGCCCCCTCGCCCGCCGCCGGCGCTGTCGCCAGATACAGCCCCTGTTCCCCGTCCCCCGCCGTGTCCACCGCATAACCCGCGTTTTCGCGCAGCGCCTGTGCCACGTTCGCCGCCAGCCGGCTTTCGTCTTCGACGATCAGGACCCGCACCGCAGCCCCTCTCTAGAAAATATCCAGGTGAATGGTCAGGTACTTCTTCGGGTTGGCGCGAATCGCCTGAATCAGTGCCCGGCTCTCGGCGCTCAGATTGTTCAGGTTGTTGTACAGCGCCGGATCCTTCATCAGCTTGGCGATGGTCCCGTTGCCTGTCTGGATTTCCGCCAGCACCGCGTCCAGTCGCGCCAGCGCGTCTTTCAGTTTGGCGCTGGTCGGCGAGTTGGTCAGCAGCGCGCCAATGGCGCCGTGCCCTTCGTTGATCCCCTGCGTGGTCTGGTGCAGGCTCGACATGAGCTGGTCGGCATGATTGTACAGGCTGGGATCGTGGATCAGTTTTGCCATGGTGCCGTTACCGTGCTCCAACTGCGCCACCAGCGTGTTCACATTGTCGAGCGCGGTTTTCAGCTTCTGATAGAGCGTGTCGTCGGTCAGCAGTTTGCCCGCCGTGCCTTTGCCGGCGTTCAGGTTCGCCGTCAGCACCTCCAGGTTCCGTGCCGTACTGTCGAATCGGTCGTAGAGCTGGTTGGAATACAGCAGTTTTCCAATCGATCCCTGCCCACCCTGAATCTGGTCGAGGATCTTGCCGATGCGCAGTTCCAGTTCGTTGGCGTTGGCAAGCACGCTGTGGCTGGTCACGAGCAGGCTGTTGATACCCGTCGACGCGATGCCCCGCAGCACCGTCCCGTTCACCGCCGGTGGGGATGCCAGCGTCCCCTTGCTGATATTCACCAGCGTCTGTCCCAGCGGCCCTGCCGTGCCCAGCACCACCGTCGAATCCTGCCGCAGCCAGCGGCTGTGGCCCTTGGCGACGCTCATGGTGATTTTGACCGGTACGCTCGGATCGGGAGGATGCTCGGCCAGGTGAATCTCGGTGACATTGCCGATGGCCACCCCTTCCAGGTTCACTCCCGCTCCCGTCAGCATACCGCCGGCATCAGGCACGTATGCATAGAGCGTTATCTTGGGGGAGAAAAGCGACGACTGCCCGGTGACCGCGAAGATCACAAACACCAGAATCACGGCCGCAATCGCCACCAATACACCCACGCGTAGCTGCGACCACTTTACGTCTGAGCGGCTGGGCAATGTCTGTTCTCCTCGCTTCGGATCAGCCTATCATACGCACCCGCCCGCAATCCTTGCGGCAGCAATGTGTGCGCCAGAAATATGTAGAGCACGAAGCATTCCAGCGCAAACGGCGGAAATCCAATGAATCCGGGAAATGGCATCGCAAAAACCCGGTAGCTATGGAAGATCGGAAAGATGTATTCCCACCGCGCCTGCGCCCAATAGTTCCAGAATTCCCAGAAAAACCCGCACGCCCCCCCGGACAGCAGCAGCGCCACCGGCCAGCCCGGCCGTCCCGCTTCCAGCTCACCCAACAGTGAGGGCCAGCCGCGCCGCCAATGAATGGGGTCGAGCAGAAAGATGAATCCTGCCCACACCAGCGCAAACGAATATGGCGCTAGCGCTGCCGGCAACAGCAGCGGCATAACCAGCAACACCACTCCGAGTGTGATCCAGCCGCCGGTCGCCCGCACGCGCCACGGGCGCGACCGCATCCGCTCCGTCCATACACACGCAAATAGTTCTGCGGTCTCAAAAATCCCCGGAAAAATCGTGGCAAACGCCCAGCCCGCCCCCAGTGCGAACACCCAGAAATCGTGCGGCACACCCACATACGCCCAGTTCCGCAGCCGCAGGTTATAGGCTTCAAAAATCAGCCACGCCGGAATCGACAGCAGCGTCATCGCCACAAACGTGCCGGGATGGTGCAGCAGCGAGTCCCCCCGCTGCCGGTATACCGCCGCATCGATCAGCGGAATATAGGCCGTCCAGATCAGCGCCGTGAAAAACGTGATCACCCCGGGCACGCGCAGCGCCAGCAGAATCTCCAGCAGCACCAGTGCCCCCAGCGCCCACCAGCCATAGGCCGGAAACGGCCGCGGTGCGGGCCGCGAGCCCAGCCACACCAGCCAGGCCGCAAAGATAGCCGCCGCTACACACCCGA includes:
- a CDS encoding MFS transporter — translated: MTTFTAAEERTNQRNAVMAGFLGWTLDAFDFFILVMVLGPVAHGFGRSIPDIAFAISASLMTRPVGAFIFGLLADRLGRRKLLIYNIIFYSVVEVLSGLAPTYGIFLALRFLYGVGMGGEWGVGASLALESVPTRWRGLLSGLLQEGYAVGYIIAAIAYAVIYPVYGWRAMFFVGGLPGLLSLFIIAKVKETEAWHQAKTDWKSYKRAIFGHKKLFLYLVVLMAMMNFVSHGTQDLYPTFLRVQRHFNVHTTSWITIFSMLAALAGGLVFGLWSERFGRKRSMIVALLLAVLTIPLWVTGSSLGWIIVGACLMQFMVQGAWGVIPAHLNELSPAALRGFFPGFAYQLGVLIASTVIYLEATLGQHLPYSTAMGVVAVIVLVAAAIVIAVGPEARGISFVQTGKEAGGASVAQTHGLEGKPL
- a CDS encoding tartrate dehydrogenase codes for the protein MKQFTIAVIPGDGIGQEVVPAGMGVLEAAARRFAFGLQWRTFDWGCERYVRTGRLLPEGGLETLLDCDAIYLGAVGHPDVPDHISLWQLLIPIRRRFRQYVNLRPVRLLAGTESPLRGATPATINFCVVRENNEGEYSEIGGRVYPGTEEELAVQESVFTRRGCDRVLRYAFELARTRRKHVTSATKSNGIVHTMPFWDERFRAMAAQYPDVKADQYHIDILTAHFVRHPDWFDVVVGSNLFGDILSDLGPAIAGSIGIAPSANLNPERELPSMFEPVHGSAPDIAGQGIANPIGQIWSGAMMLRHLGEEAAADAIERAIEDTLASGGPRTRDLGGSASTDEAAAAIASVVANAPARGAGRG
- a CDS encoding MmgE/PrpD family protein — protein: MAWPATPGLTRYVGEFILNTRYEEIPAEVIALGKKSILDGLGLAVAGAKAPSGPLVLEYLRGEGNCAGSYSVLGTSLKTSARSAAFANGVAMHAEDFDDTQLAGEPSRVYGLLCHPTSPVLPPTVVLTQPGRHSGRDFLLAYHLGVEVETKIAEAISPNHYIQGFHTTGTIGTFGSAAASARLLGLNLTETLRTLGIAGSEAAGVRENFGTMTKPFHAGRAAANGLFAAQLAKLGWTASEEILEAPLGFFHAAGGSYEYRPDLLLHKLGHPWTFAKPGVSIKPFPSGSLTHPAMGLMQELIRKNHLQPDEIEKVDIGVNSHNVKTLLYSDPHTGLEAKFSMQYCLAVLLVNHGQAGLAQYTTAAVQQPAVQAMVKRVHVYADARANAAGFDKMTSFLAIHLKDGRTLSGRVDFAKGSPANPMSYDEVAEKFYGCCEFAGWERSRARQVVGLVAKLETLPAASALTHLLAS
- a CDS encoding MmgE/PrpD family protein — encoded protein: MERRKFLTSVVLGSSAVAASAGPGLWAQTVKPAAACEPEALPHSPGLTRYVSEFIVGTKYEDIPAEVIARGKKTLLDAFGVGLAGSVSEPGRHVRLYLGRQGWLQGQVSIWGTEYKSPARFAALANGISIHADDFDDTGSSLHSSAPLLPAVVAYCEMGRRSGKDLMTAFHVGVEVENKIGDAISPRHKASGFHTTGTCGVFGSAAASAKLLGLTPTETAMALGIAGSEASGLRRNYGTMTKPFNAGHAAEGGVAAADLAASGFTAAADILEAPLGFFQAYGGTYTPHLIAGRLGNPWMFLTPGDMIKRFPCGTIQQPVMDLVLRLVRENHITADEVAQAEVGGNQRNITTLMRHHPQNGLEAKFSMEFAVAVILMDGKAGLVQFTDASVQRPEMQAMIERVRFYRDPRYDRRAAEGADIQAVLLEPSVVTLHLKSGRTISAVTQPQKGSPQNPMSYDEVAEKFRGNAEYARWPARQAEYVIATVAALEKLADVSPLIRALARGKT
- a CDS encoding response regulator transcription factor; the encoded protein is MRVLIVEDESRLAANVAQALRENAGYAVDTAGDGEQGLYLATAPAAGEGAVYDLMVVDLMLPRLDGETLVRRYRAGGGRAPVLVLTARDEKESVVALLNAGADDYLTKPFDMGEFLARAKALIRRGQGQRNPVLRLEDLEVHTAERSVRRQQRAINLTPMEYRVLEYLAHRPGTVVSKAELLEHLYDFNWEKFSNVIEVYISGLRRKLDDPFARKLIHTLRGQGYVLREETAVAPAAPEG
- a CDS encoding HAMP domain-containing histidine kinase is translated as MKLVSLRGRLLAAVIVAQLLLAAGLVWAGTAFTHRQLRLAFDAALNGRAAAIAALVRYPETGPGLRFDTTRVPPPVRPQEPPLYLIRSGATPVAGSIPSAIALPAPGAAAHYWNFSYRGVPYRGLVLSHLPVLDTEEHMSLPLPRLTVYYAAPTSALEQQTVAAGVAIAAVSLVLLALTCWYAAWRIRRELEPLDELAQQAAAISPQHWSFTPPARAVVAEVQPLIAALERMLERLQAAHRQQLTFLADTAHHLKTPVAIVKSTQQTLLQRPRAESEYRAAAEATLQDTERLELLLQRMLRLARLDAEQDGQPAARCAAASAEVGATLQGALERARPLAQAHEIELRSRGLDSAAAVGAEAEDLEQAWVNLLENAILHSPRGAAVELACTVTNGRGPVVTVRDHGAGIPAEQMPFLFARFHRGPESQGFGLGLAIARAVVEAAGGTIRAESSAEGTVLRVQLPVAEAPK
- a CDS encoding alkaline phosphatase family protein, yielding MRTRFLLVAAAAVLVSSVGMSARAQETAPGQTKHVLVLTMDGSHAIDLQNYVNSHPHSNLAALYRHAIFYNDASTPWPSDSFPAEMAIITGGTPYSTGVWYEISYSRKLSPPGSHCATRGTEIALDESIDYDPNALNGGGGIDPAKLTLNPDKGCTPVYPHDLLRVNTIFDVLKAKGLYTAWIDKQIGDEMDQGPTGHAIDDFLKIELHHAHAAHSLPGIFHFDDLRTEALLHEIDGRDHTGAHKEPVPNIMGLTYQAISVGEKLKAGYGWTNGTGTKSPALLSAFDHTDMEIGRVLAELRKNGLYDSTTVIVTAKHGQMPIDINKLVKVDPSVMVNAVNGVQQGLVADSTGDDIYMFWLKDHSKTAAAVTALEAIQKQAHIRRIFSGTALNLLYRNPATDPRTPDIIVEPSLGVIYTKPSNPTIAEHGGFSYEDTHVPIMISNVAWRPRHVRAPVHTMQLAPTIVKLLGADPNQLQAVRIEGTEVLPDVPGFGVH